A single genomic interval of Salinarchaeum sp. IM2453 harbors:
- a CDS encoding class I SAM-dependent methyltransferase encodes MPFAENTFDLVFSEYVFEHLPDPKEALHEINRVLRPRGSFVVLVPNPSHYYARVADLTPFWFHILWSKFRGVKSAEQDRFPTQYEWGSYADIHSTMFDWQLKAFISIPGPTKYTEILPVHVLFVLFDRIMANRPQFHVAYVAHYKKLRDSR; translated from the coding sequence TTGCCGTTCGCAGAGAATACATTTGATTTAGTATTCTCTGAGTATGTCTTTGAGCACCTTCCGGATCCGAAAGAGGCCCTTCATGAGATCAATCGGGTACTCCGACCTAGAGGCTCATTTGTCGTACTCGTTCCTAATCCGTCTCACTACTATGCAAGAGTCGCTGATCTGACTCCATTTTGGTTTCATATATTATGGTCTAAGTTCCGGGGGGTAAAATCAGCAGAGCAAGATCGGTTTCCAACGCAATACGAATGGGGATCATATGCGGATATTCATAGTACTATGTTCGATTGGCAATTGAAGGCATTCATAAGCATTCCGGGTCCAACAAAATATACAGAGATTCTTCCAGTGCATGTTCTGTTCGTATTATTTGATCGGATAATGGCTAATCGTCCACAATTTCACGTTGCATATGTCGCACATTACAAAAAGTTACGAGACAGTAGGTGA
- a CDS encoding glycosyltransferase family 4 protein, translating to MCDNESSVVVVSQYYPPETGAAPTRWKELTDRWADDTSVTVITSAPDYPEGEIYDGYDNRWLRREQQGNVEVFYTKTITASSGNLLRRSLKFIWFMIMALLVGLRYTTPNAVIATSPQPLTGVSAWILARVKRATFVFEVRDLWPESITAVSNFDNTVVIWMIDQTITILYHRSDYLVVVSQAFIEPIVAEGVNPDKIKYFPNGIDLDFYETTEKESPVLKNVDERFTVSYVGTIGRAHGLSVVLDAAQELSEVQFVIVGDGAEREKLEARAADHENVLFTGRRPKEEIPSILRTSDAALVHLRPREIFETVIPSKLLEAMAAGLPVILGVRGEARRILMEADAGIPMEPNNEEDLINAVRQLQQQEKARLHGAKGREYVVEEFNWDHIAAKYLTILKADSCQ from the coding sequence ATGTGCGATAATGAATCATCTGTTGTCGTAGTTTCACAGTATTATCCACCTGAAACGGGGGCTGCGCCAACGCGATGGAAAGAGCTTACAGACCGATGGGCCGATGACACGTCGGTAACAGTGATTACGTCAGCCCCAGATTATCCAGAAGGTGAAATATACGATGGATATGATAATAGGTGGCTTCGACGTGAGCAACAAGGTAATGTTGAGGTATTTTACACCAAGACAATTACTGCCTCAAGTGGGAATCTGCTTCGTCGAAGTCTAAAATTTATCTGGTTTATGATTATGGCTCTTCTTGTGGGATTACGGTATACAACCCCAAATGCAGTCATTGCCACGTCACCACAACCTTTGACTGGAGTGTCAGCATGGATACTTGCTCGAGTGAAACGTGCAACGTTCGTATTTGAGGTAAGAGATCTCTGGCCTGAATCGATTACTGCCGTCAGTAACTTTGATAATACCGTCGTGATCTGGATGATAGATCAGACGATAACCATTCTGTACCACCGGTCAGACTATCTGGTAGTTGTCTCACAGGCGTTTATTGAGCCGATTGTTGCAGAGGGTGTCAATCCAGACAAAATCAAATATTTTCCAAACGGGATTGACTTAGATTTTTATGAAACAACAGAAAAAGAGAGCCCAGTACTCAAGAACGTTGATGAACGGTTTACAGTCTCATATGTTGGAACGATTGGCCGTGCACATGGACTCTCTGTCGTATTAGATGCAGCACAAGAACTTAGTGAGGTGCAGTTTGTGATTGTCGGTGATGGTGCCGAGCGTGAAAAGTTAGAAGCGCGAGCAGCAGATCATGAAAACGTCCTGTTTACTGGACGGCGACCAAAAGAAGAGATACCATCCATCCTGCGAACATCTGATGCTGCACTGGTCCATCTTCGACCGCGCGAAATATTTGAAACAGTCATTCCATCGAAGTTGCTTGAGGCGATGGCTGCTGGGCTGCCAGTTATTCTTGGAGTGCGTGGGGAAGCAAGACGAATTCTGATGGAGGCAGATGCCGGGATCCCGATGGAGCCAAATAACGAAGAAGATCTGATCAACGCTGTAAGACAACTACAACAACAAGAGAAAGCTCGTTTACATGGAGCAAAGGGGAGGGAATACGTTGTCGAAGAATTTAATTGGGATCATATCGCAGCTAAGTATCTCACAATTCTCAAAGCAGACTCCTGTCAGTGA
- the wecB gene encoding non-hydrolyzing UDP-N-acetylglucosamine 2-epimerase encodes MTNQTIAFVLGTRPEIIKCAPVIRECDRRNVPYEIIHTGQHYSDELDRVFFEQLQLPVPECNLEIGSGTHGKQTGEMIVEIEKALTDGDPDVLLVQGDTNSVLAGGIAASKLSEVAVGHIEAGLRSYDRNMPEETNRRVVDHVSDYLFAPTDDAQQNLLEEDIPKARIEVTGNTIVDAVRQNVGIAREQSDILEQLNLDSEFALLTAHRAENVDTKDRFTALLEGVSQVSKECGFDVVYPIHPRAEKRMNEFDIEVPSEVHLIEPLDFLDFLLLEDQATIVLTDSGGVQEETCILQTPCVTLRDNTERPETVAVGANRVVGVQPDQIRNGVTKMLEEPTDWKNPFGDGTAAEQIVSTVINDER; translated from the coding sequence GTGACCAATCAGACTATTGCATTCGTTCTTGGGACACGGCCGGAAATTATCAAATGTGCACCGGTGATTCGGGAATGTGACCGGCGTAATGTTCCATATGAGATTATCCATACAGGACAGCACTACTCTGATGAGTTAGATCGTGTCTTCTTTGAGCAGCTGCAGTTACCAGTTCCAGAGTGCAATCTGGAAATCGGATCCGGAACACACGGGAAACAGACCGGCGAAATGATCGTAGAAATCGAGAAGGCGTTAACAGACGGAGACCCGGATGTTCTGCTCGTTCAAGGGGATACAAACTCAGTTCTTGCTGGTGGCATTGCAGCAAGTAAGCTATCTGAAGTTGCTGTGGGACATATCGAAGCGGGACTTCGAAGCTATGACCGGAACATGCCTGAAGAAACAAACCGCCGGGTTGTCGATCACGTAAGCGATTATCTATTCGCCCCGACAGACGACGCACAGCAGAATCTCTTGGAAGAGGATATTCCGAAAGCTCGTATTGAGGTGACTGGAAACACAATTGTTGATGCAGTCAGACAAAACGTCGGAATCGCTCGTGAACAAAGTGATATTCTTGAGCAATTGAATCTTGACAGTGAGTTTGCGCTGCTGACTGCACACCGTGCGGAAAATGTCGATACAAAAGACCGATTTACTGCACTCTTAGAGGGAGTATCACAGGTTAGTAAAGAATGCGGATTTGATGTTGTGTATCCAATCCATCCACGTGCTGAAAAGCGGATGAATGAGTTCGATATAGAAGTACCATCTGAGGTCCATCTGATTGAACCGCTTGATTTCCTTGATTTTCTTTTACTTGAGGATCAGGCTACGATTGTACTCACTGATTCCGGTGGGGTTCAGGAAGAAACATGTATTCTTCAGACACCGTGTGTGACACTCCGGGACAACACAGAACGACCTGAAACAGTTGCAGTTGGTGCGAATCGAGTTGTTGGAGTGCAACCAGATCAGATACGCAACGGAGTCACAAAAATGCTTGAAGAGCCGACAGATTGGAAGAACCCATTCGGTGACGGAACGGCTGCCGAGCAAATTGTCTCGACGGTGATAAACGATGAAAGATAA